The Legionella sp. PATHC032 genome has a window encoding:
- a CDS encoding protein BatD encodes MKKLMLWVLLSLFSLLSFAEIKVELEPSQVTMGETFKLSITQEDQQGGGVPDLTALQKDFVILGTERHVNYSIINGQAQSQSQWVVLLRALKPGIFTIPPIKVGLEQSLPITINVQANAKTQPLPDDAIQKQDVFLTAEVDEKKPYVNQQIIYTVKLYNSKRLLDADYQGPKVDDALLIPLGDAKRYHAVHNNINYVVEEQTYAIYPQKSGSLKIISPTFNALVYDYNPQRIKATDKTINLTVKPIPDKFQGKLWLPAKQVKLSEQYENSNQTLSQGSTLTRTVTLEGVGIPAQLLPSLAFDETNFFSVYPEKGAERNQVRQGELIGSIEIKVTYLFNKAGKTTIPELRLPWFNTETGKEEIAVLPPRSLDIIPSTSVKTNTANPQVTDKEISASSQSVPDSEPVSHESGVWAVGLAIFFGLAWLITLSLWIWQKLPRRSSSKKEYKKALDALNKACNQCNPQKARDAVLKWASLQWPDAPMLNLTDLAQLVRDAHLKRQLHLLSQVLYRSQEKTLWRGDELLRAVHAVKRNQSVKKRKNSNLPPINPF; translated from the coding sequence ATGAAGAAATTAATGCTATGGGTTTTATTGAGTTTATTTTCATTATTATCTTTTGCAGAAATCAAAGTCGAGCTTGAACCTTCTCAAGTCACGATGGGAGAAACCTTTAAATTATCCATTACCCAAGAAGATCAACAGGGTGGAGGAGTTCCTGACCTGACTGCATTGCAAAAGGATTTTGTGATTTTGGGTACAGAAAGGCATGTCAACTATTCCATTATTAATGGGCAGGCGCAATCACAAAGTCAATGGGTTGTACTTTTGAGAGCCTTAAAGCCAGGCATTTTTACTATTCCCCCAATAAAAGTAGGTCTTGAACAAAGTCTTCCCATCACTATCAATGTTCAGGCTAATGCCAAAACACAGCCTTTGCCTGATGATGCTATTCAAAAGCAGGACGTTTTTCTGACGGCTGAAGTGGATGAGAAAAAACCTTATGTTAATCAACAAATTATTTATACGGTCAAATTATACAATAGCAAACGATTGTTAGATGCTGATTATCAAGGTCCAAAAGTGGATGATGCCTTGTTGATTCCGTTAGGGGATGCGAAACGTTACCATGCTGTTCATAACAACATTAATTATGTTGTTGAGGAACAAACTTATGCCATATACCCACAAAAAAGTGGTTCTTTGAAAATCATATCACCGACTTTTAATGCTCTTGTGTATGATTATAACCCTCAACGCATCAAAGCCACAGATAAAACGATTAACTTAACTGTCAAACCAATCCCTGATAAGTTTCAAGGCAAACTATGGTTGCCAGCAAAACAAGTTAAGCTATCTGAGCAATACGAAAACAGCAATCAGACTCTTAGCCAAGGAAGCACTTTAACACGCACAGTGACATTGGAAGGAGTAGGCATTCCAGCTCAATTATTACCTTCTCTTGCCTTTGATGAAACCAATTTCTTTAGCGTTTATCCAGAGAAAGGAGCGGAACGCAATCAGGTGAGGCAGGGTGAGCTTATTGGCAGTATTGAAATCAAGGTCACTTATTTATTCAATAAAGCTGGTAAAACGACAATACCCGAATTGCGTCTTCCCTGGTTTAATACTGAAACAGGTAAAGAAGAAATAGCCGTTTTGCCTCCAAGAAGTTTAGATATCATCCCTTCAACTTCAGTCAAGACTAATACTGCGAACCCTCAAGTGACTGATAAAGAAATTTCAGCCAGTAGTCAATCAGTCCCAGATTCTGAGCCGGTTTCTCATGAATCAGGAGTTTGGGCTGTTGGACTGGCAATATTTTTTGGTTTGGCCTGGTTAATCACTTTAAGTTTATGGATATGGCAAAAGCTGCCGAGAAGGTCCTCCAGTAAAAAGGAGTATAAAAAAGCTTTGGATGCTTTAAATAAAGCTTGTAATCAATGCAATCCCCAAAAAGCTCGTGATGCTGTTTTAAAATGGGCTTCTTTGCAATGGCCTGATGCCCCAATGCTTAACTTAACTGATTTAGCCCAATTGGTAAGAGATGCCCATTTAAAGAGGCAATTGCATCTGCTTTCGCAAGTGTTGTATCGAAGTCAGGAAAAAACATTATGGCGTGGGGATGAATTATTACGGGCTGTGCATGCAGTGAAACGTAACCAATCTGTGAAAAAGCGAAAAAACAGTAATTTACCTCCTATTAATCCATTTTAG
- a CDS encoding tetratricopeptide repeat protein, translating to MMWRVLAIVAVSFISNQLNAFSWSDLWFTPDQQAQHLMEKGQFAKAKDIFERSDWAASAAYRAGDYEQAAKLFNELKTEQGYYNQGNALAHLGKYEEAIRAYDKALAFNPNNQDALYNRKLISELLKKDKEKKKSQDQQNKDQQNQDQQNQDKQNKDQQNQDQQNQDKQNKDQQNQDQQNQDKQNKDQQNQDQQNQDKQNKDQQNQNQQNQDKQNKDQNKKNDKQEGDIQSESNQEKQLAKEQWLRLIPDDPGGLMREKFLRDHLRRERGWYQ from the coding sequence ATGATGTGGCGGGTTTTAGCTATTGTGGCAGTTTCATTCATATCGAATCAACTTAATGCATTTAGTTGGTCTGATTTATGGTTTACTCCCGATCAACAAGCGCAACATTTGATGGAAAAGGGGCAATTTGCAAAAGCTAAAGATATTTTTGAGCGCAGTGACTGGGCTGCAAGTGCAGCATACAGAGCAGGAGATTATGAACAGGCAGCAAAATTATTTAATGAGTTAAAAACAGAACAAGGCTATTATAATCAGGGAAATGCTTTAGCGCACCTGGGGAAATATGAGGAAGCAATACGAGCATACGACAAAGCCTTGGCATTTAACCCAAACAATCAGGATGCTTTATATAATCGAAAATTAATCAGTGAATTGTTGAAGAAAGATAAAGAAAAGAAAAAAAGCCAAGATCAGCAGAACAAAGATCAACAGAACCAGGATCAGCAAAATCAGGACAAACAGAACAAAGATCAGCAGAACCAGGATCAGCAAAATCAGGACAAACAGAACAAAGATCAGCAGAACCAGGATCAGCAAAATCAGGACAAACAGAACAAAGATCAACAGAACCAGGATCAGCAAAATCAGGATAAGCAGAATAAAGATCAACAGAACCAGAATCAGCAAAATCAGGACAAGCAGAATAAAGATCAAAATAAGAAAAATGATAAGCAAGAGGGAGACATTCAGTCCGAATCGAATCAGGAGAAACAACTTGCTAAAGAGCAATGGTTGCGATTAATACCTGATGATCCGGGTGGATTAATGAGAGAAAAATTTTTACGTGATCATTTACGTAGAGAACGTGGGTGGTACCAATGA
- a CDS encoding vWA domain-containing protein: MMAEFHFLRPWCLLMIVPLLALAVIYWRQKPKLHAWEAVCDPNLLEHLLLSKGQSKRALSLSFLFFSILFMILSVSGPTWYKLPQSTYKPIQPRVLLLDMSDKMMLGDLSPNRLSRAKFKLHDLFTRKDIGQFGLIVFTGEPFVVSPLTDDGQTISSLLSTLTPDIMPVGGYNLDSALEEASQLIKQAGYEHGEILVLTAETPSSSAIEKAKKLAESGIFSSIMPIRSDKNLNPLFQRFANAGDGYLLAYSPDSSDLERWLSSSQGKEKFALEKNDDIPLWRDEGRWFLIPALFLLLPVFQRGWMQRVTV; this comes from the coding sequence ATGATGGCTGAGTTTCATTTTTTAAGACCATGGTGCTTATTAATGATAGTGCCTTTGCTTGCGTTGGCAGTAATTTACTGGCGGCAAAAACCAAAATTACATGCTTGGGAGGCAGTATGTGATCCCAATCTTCTGGAGCATTTATTACTAAGTAAGGGCCAGAGTAAACGCGCCTTATCCTTATCATTTCTGTTTTTTAGTATTTTATTTATGATTTTGAGTGTTTCGGGCCCAACCTGGTATAAATTGCCACAATCTACTTATAAGCCAATTCAACCAAGGGTTTTGTTATTGGATATGTCAGATAAAATGATGCTTGGGGATTTATCGCCAAATCGCCTTAGTCGGGCCAAATTCAAATTACATGATTTATTTACCCGAAAGGATATAGGGCAGTTTGGTTTGATTGTGTTTACAGGTGAGCCTTTCGTTGTATCCCCTTTAACAGACGATGGTCAAACGATATCTTCCTTATTGTCTACGTTGACCCCTGATATCATGCCTGTTGGCGGGTATAATTTGGACAGTGCTTTGGAGGAGGCTAGCCAATTAATTAAGCAAGCAGGTTATGAGCATGGTGAAATTTTAGTTTTAACTGCCGAAACCCCTTCCTCAAGCGCTATTGAAAAAGCAAAAAAGCTGGCTGAATCAGGCATATTCTCTTCAATTATGCCAATTAGATCCGATAAAAATTTGAACCCCTTATTTCAACGCTTCGCAAACGCAGGAGATGGATACTTATTGGCATACTCCCCTGATTCAAGTGATTTGGAAAGGTGGTTGAGCTCCTCTCAAGGTAAAGAAAAATTTGCCCTTGAAAAAAATGACGACATTCCATTATGGCGTGATGAAGGCCGTTGGTTTTTAATTCCGGCATTGTTTTTATTATTACCCGTATTTCAGCGAGGTTGGATGCAAAGGGTGACCGTATGA
- a CDS encoding vWA domain-containing protein: MFELATPWVLLLIPVPLFFWYLLPRAKVKLPAALKVPFFEAMAGIVEQERQLISAKTLLLIPVLVWILLVIALSGPRWVGEPKPVTREGYNIMMVLDLSGSMEITDMLLHGRPVSRLFVVKRAAEQFVEDRVGDRIGLILFGTRAYLQTPLTYDRHSVLMRIDDATAGLAGKTTSIGDAVGLAVKRLQDVPSKGRVIILLTDGANNSGVLAPLKAAELAKQDEIKIYTIGLGSEADPRALTGDFFAPTLSAELDEKTLEEMAKMTGGRYFRATDPESLQSIYQTINQLETVKQEQASVRPQKEYYPWFVAFALLLCFYWLISKADLFVYLRSFLKAERGLSHDG; the protein is encoded by the coding sequence ATGTTCGAATTAGCTACCCCATGGGTCTTGTTACTCATCCCTGTTCCTTTGTTTTTCTGGTATTTGTTACCGCGGGCAAAAGTAAAATTACCTGCTGCATTGAAGGTTCCTTTTTTTGAGGCAATGGCAGGTATTGTTGAACAGGAGAGGCAGTTAATCTCGGCTAAAACGCTGCTATTAATTCCTGTTTTAGTCTGGATATTGCTGGTTATCGCCCTGTCCGGTCCGCGCTGGGTTGGTGAACCAAAACCTGTAACACGAGAAGGATATAATATCATGATGGTATTGGATCTTTCAGGCAGCATGGAAATTACGGATATGTTATTACATGGCCGACCAGTCAGTCGTTTGTTTGTCGTGAAAAGGGCTGCAGAACAATTTGTTGAAGACAGAGTTGGAGATAGAATTGGTTTGATTCTGTTTGGTACTCGAGCTTATTTGCAAACACCATTAACCTATGACAGACATAGTGTATTAATGAGGATAGACGATGCAACTGCTGGTCTTGCAGGTAAAACCACTTCGATTGGTGATGCAGTAGGTTTAGCCGTCAAAAGATTACAAGATGTTCCCTCCAAAGGAAGAGTGATTATTTTACTGACGGACGGAGCGAACAATTCGGGTGTATTAGCCCCCTTAAAAGCGGCGGAGTTAGCCAAGCAAGATGAAATCAAAATTTATACTATAGGGTTAGGTTCCGAGGCAGATCCAAGAGCATTAACAGGTGATTTTTTTGCGCCCACCCTTTCTGCCGAATTGGATGAAAAGACATTGGAAGAAATGGCAAAAATGACAGGTGGTCGTTACTTCAGGGCGACAGATCCTGAGTCTTTACAATCCATATACCAAACCATCAATCAGTTAGAAACCGTGAAGCAAGAGCAAGCCTCTGTTCGACCTCAAAAAGAATATTATCCCTGGTTCGTCGCTTTTGCCTTGTTGCTATGTTTTTATTGGCTGATTAGCAAGGCGGATTTGTTTGTGTACTTAAGGTCTTTTTTAAAAGCAGAGAGGGGCTTAAGTCATGATGGCTGA
- a CDS encoding DUF4381 domain-containing protein: protein MAKAEPLAQLRDIHLPEPVSWWPLAPGWYGLMVLIVVLMTGIAYFIYKRHVNALPKKQALGLLKIYKEQYEKDKNTQLASARISELLKRVALVYYPRVEVASMHGEAWLEFLNQTGKGIDFTPVKSMLLDSPYKTSDTLNLNPLFTRAEKWIKQRGGACSN, encoded by the coding sequence GTGGCTAAAGCGGAACCATTAGCTCAATTAAGAGACATTCATTTGCCTGAGCCTGTCAGTTGGTGGCCTCTTGCGCCAGGGTGGTATGGTTTAATGGTTCTTATCGTTGTTTTAATGACAGGAATTGCTTATTTCATTTATAAAAGACATGTTAATGCATTACCCAAGAAACAGGCTTTAGGTTTATTAAAAATCTACAAAGAACAGTATGAAAAAGATAAAAACACTCAACTGGCCAGTGCCCGTATTTCTGAATTGCTAAAGCGAGTTGCCTTGGTTTATTATCCAAGAGTAGAAGTTGCCAGTATGCATGGTGAAGCATGGCTTGAATTCTTAAATCAGACTGGCAAGGGGATTGATTTTACTCCGGTTAAATCGATGCTATTGGATTCACCCTATAAAACATCGGATACACTGAATTTAAATCCTTTATTTACTCGTGCGGAAAAATGGATTAAGCAAAGGGGGGGGGCATGTTCGAATTAG
- a CDS encoding DUF58 domain-containing protein codes for MTDGVVAELSELIDLRRYVHSVHYKPQGRALRSGNHISKFRGRGMDFAEVRNYQAGDEIRHMEWRVTARTGRPHVKIYQEERERPVVLLVDFNPSMVFGTKIAFKSVVAARLASLLAWTVIKQGDRVGGFFFSATEHSEFIPRGRDSGVLPLLASLSRYTAQTDAQREEKPRMLSDALMRLRRVIRPGSILVLISDFYSMDAECEKHLNRLRGHNDILAYHICDAIELTPPKPQQYAISDGKQEIILDTGLESVNTAYQLYCQQRIERLNDQFKRLQVQYVQVTADTNLSQLARLTFPRRSRG; via the coding sequence ATGACTGACGGAGTTGTAGCTGAATTAAGCGAATTAATCGATTTAAGACGGTATGTTCATTCTGTTCATTATAAGCCGCAAGGAAGGGCGTTGCGTTCTGGAAACCATATTTCCAAATTTCGTGGACGGGGGATGGATTTCGCGGAAGTAAGGAATTATCAGGCTGGTGATGAAATTCGTCATATGGAATGGCGTGTTACTGCCCGTACAGGAAGACCTCATGTTAAAATTTATCAGGAAGAGCGGGAAAGGCCAGTGGTTCTACTTGTAGATTTTAATCCTTCCATGGTTTTCGGTACCAAGATAGCATTTAAGTCAGTGGTTGCTGCACGATTGGCCTCTCTTTTGGCATGGACCGTGATAAAACAAGGAGATCGTGTAGGAGGATTCTTTTTTTCAGCTACGGAACACAGTGAGTTTATTCCGCGAGGACGAGATTCAGGCGTACTCCCTTTATTGGCTTCTTTAAGTCGATATACCGCTCAAACAGATGCTCAGCGAGAAGAAAAACCGCGTATGTTAAGTGACGCCTTAATGAGGCTGCGTCGGGTCATTCGACCTGGAAGTATACTTGTTTTAATAAGCGATTTTTATTCTATGGATGCTGAGTGCGAGAAGCATTTAAATCGTTTACGAGGCCATAATGACATATTAGCCTATCATATTTGTGACGCAATTGAATTGACCCCACCAAAGCCACAACAATATGCCATTAGCGATGGTAAACAGGAAATCATATTAGATACTGGTCTGGAATCTGTTAATACAGCTTATCAGCTCTATTGCCAGCAGAGAATTGAACGCTTAAATGATCAATTTAAGCGGTTGCAAGTTCAGTATGTCCAGGTGACGGCTGATACTAATCTCAGTCAATTGGCGCGCTTGACCTTTCCCCGGAGGTCTCGTGGCTAA
- a CDS encoding AAA family ATPase yields MEQLDDKVADNVQQKVLQLSRHLNSRILGQKDLISRLLIALLADGHLLVEGAPGLAKTRAVKELSDVVEGDFHRIQFTPDLLPGDLTGTDVYHPQNGSFVFQPGPIFHHLILADEINRAPAKVQSALLEAMAERQVTIGGKTYPLPELFLVMATQNPIEQEGTYPLPEAQLDRFLMYVKISYPDAKVEHDILTLARKEALGNSTENEIKVTKLSQKTLFEARKQVLKVHTSEALENYLVQLVVATRNPGVYSDELGRWLRFGASPRATIALDRCSKAHAWLAGRDYVTPDDIHVIAHDVLRHRILLSFEAEAEGISSDDFIDSLLRLVAIP; encoded by the coding sequence ATGGAGCAACTAGACGATAAAGTCGCAGATAATGTGCAACAAAAAGTACTACAGTTAAGTCGTCACCTTAATTCGCGTATTTTGGGTCAAAAGGATTTGATCTCTCGTCTGTTGATCGCTTTGCTTGCAGATGGTCACTTGTTAGTTGAAGGCGCCCCAGGTTTAGCAAAAACCAGAGCCGTTAAAGAATTGTCAGACGTAGTTGAAGGTGATTTTCATCGTATTCAATTCACACCCGATCTGTTACCGGGTGATTTAACTGGTACAGACGTCTACCATCCGCAAAATGGTTCCTTTGTCTTTCAGCCAGGTCCTATATTCCATCATCTTATCCTTGCAGATGAGATTAACCGCGCTCCTGCCAAAGTACAGTCAGCCCTGCTTGAGGCAATGGCAGAAAGGCAAGTCACTATTGGAGGAAAAACTTATCCTCTACCGGAATTATTTCTGGTCATGGCAACTCAAAATCCTATAGAACAAGAAGGAACTTATCCTTTACCTGAAGCCCAATTGGACCGATTTTTAATGTATGTGAAAATTAGCTACCCTGATGCAAAAGTAGAACATGATATTTTAACTTTGGCACGTAAAGAAGCACTGGGTAATTCAACAGAAAATGAAATCAAAGTGACGAAATTATCCCAAAAAACTTTATTTGAAGCTCGAAAACAAGTATTGAAGGTACATACCAGTGAAGCACTTGAAAATTATCTGGTACAGTTGGTAGTTGCTACTCGCAATCCTGGTGTATACAGTGATGAATTGGGACGCTGGTTACGCTTTGGAGCAAGCCCACGCGCTACTATCGCACTGGATCGTTGTTCCAAGGCTCATGCCTGGCTTGCAGGTAGAGATTATGTGACTCCCGATGACATACATGTTATCGCTCATGATGTATTGCGCCATAGGATTTTGCTAAGTTTTGAAGCAGAAGCAGAGGGCATAAGCAGTGATGACTTTATAGATTCTTTATTACGTTTAGTCGCCATCCCTTAG
- a CDS encoding tRNA dihydrouridine synthase: MHTFINSPLQIGSLKIPHRLIQGPLAGYSCAPFRELFNIYTPPAYCVSEMSSAIDILHKHSSQSRYIYRAPTEKHLAYQISGNEPHVLAEAAAKLQSLGADIIDINCGCPKSKIRKKGAGSALLEDPQKLIAIISKVRAAISIPLTIKIRIQNNEKDLTLAKQIEDAGANALIVHGRRWTEDYDIPCNWHQIANIKNAINIPVVVNGDINNIFSLRSAMEISACDGFMISRAGTGKPWLYRDLLNLETNDVIFDEKLKLFMLHLEGLSCLENEHKAVLQSKSLVRYYFKKQLNEQQLQQFYQLDSLMEIKDFLAEAAHRLSPY; encoded by the coding sequence ATGCACACTTTTATTAACAGCCCCTTGCAAATCGGCTCTTTAAAAATCCCTCATCGACTGATTCAAGGACCTTTGGCAGGATACAGTTGTGCCCCTTTCAGAGAATTGTTTAATATTTACACACCTCCTGCTTATTGCGTTTCTGAAATGAGTTCTGCCATCGACATTCTTCATAAACACTCCTCTCAATCCCGGTATATTTATAGAGCCCCCACAGAAAAACACCTGGCTTACCAAATCTCCGGAAATGAGCCACATGTACTTGCAGAAGCAGCAGCTAAACTACAATCACTGGGTGCTGATATAATTGACATTAATTGCGGCTGTCCTAAAAGCAAAATTCGTAAAAAAGGGGCTGGTAGCGCTTTATTGGAAGATCCACAAAAATTGATTGCCATTATCTCTAAGGTACGCGCAGCAATCAGTATTCCGCTGACTATTAAAATACGCATTCAAAACAATGAAAAGGATTTAACCTTGGCCAAACAAATAGAGGACGCCGGAGCTAATGCCCTGATAGTACATGGCAGACGATGGACAGAAGATTATGATATTCCATGCAATTGGCATCAAATTGCAAATATCAAGAATGCTATCAATATACCAGTCGTTGTGAATGGTGATATTAACAATATATTCAGCTTAAGAAGTGCCATGGAAATCAGCGCATGCGATGGTTTTATGATTTCTCGAGCAGGCACAGGCAAACCTTGGCTTTATCGGGATTTATTGAATCTGGAAACAAATGATGTAATTTTTGATGAGAAATTAAAACTGTTTATGCTCCACCTCGAAGGATTGTCATGCCTTGAAAACGAGCATAAAGCAGTACTGCAAAGTAAATCCCTGGTTCGCTATTACTTCAAAAAGCAACTGAATGAACAACAACTGCAACAGTTCTATCAATTAGATTCATTAATGGAAATTAAGGACTTTTTAGCCGAGGCAGCTCATAGGCTTTCACCATATTAG